A part of Brassica rapa cultivar Chiifu-401-42 chromosome A05, CAAS_Brap_v3.01, whole genome shotgun sequence genomic DNA contains:
- the LOC103868059 gene encoding protein C2-DOMAIN ABA-RELATED 1 gives MENLLGLLRIHVKRGVNLAIRDISSSDPYVVVHSGKQKLKTHVIKHSVNPEWNDDLTLSVTDPNLPIKLTVYDKDLFSADDKMGEAEFSIATYLEAVKYRPKVEGGLPNGTIIMKIQPTRQNCLSEESHIVWNQGKLVQNMFLRLQHVECGEVEIQLEWIDVPGSKGI, from the exons ATGGAGAATCTGTTGGGCCTTCTAAGAATTCATGTAAAGAGGGGAGTGAATCTCGCCATTAGAGATATCTCAAGCAGTGATCCTTACGTCGTCGTTCACTCTGGAAAGCAG AAGCTGAAGACCCACGTGATCAAACACAGTGTAAACCCCGAATGGAACGACGACTTGACTCTTTCTGTGACTGATCCAAATCTACCCATTAAACTC ACAGTTTATGACAAGGACTTGTTCTCGGCGGATGATAAGATGGGAGAAGCAGAGTTCAGCATTGCTACATATCTTGAAGCCGTTAAATACCGCCCTAAGGTCGAAGGAGGACTTCCCAATGGAACTATTATAATGAAGATACAGCCGACCAGACAGAACTGTTTGTCTGAAGAGAGCCATATTGTGTGGAACCAAGGGAAGCTTGTTCAGAACATGTTCCTTAGGCTCCAGCACGTGGAATGTGGAGAGGTAGAGATACAGCTTGAGTGGATCGATGTCCCCGGTTCAAAGGGTATTTAA
- the LOC103868058 gene encoding glutamate receptor 2.8, whose protein sequence is MMKTTKKTRNTFLSHFVLFLSCFVLMEVGLGQSPTSEIKVGVVLDLKTTFSKICLTSINMSLSDFYGDHPNYRTRLALHARDSMEDVVQASAAALDLIKNEQVSAIIGPRSSMQAEFMIRMANKSQVPIITFSATSPLLTSIKSPYFYRATLDDSCQVEAIAAVVNSFGWRSVVAIYVDNELGKGIMHSLSDALQDVEVHRSVISTEASDDQILKELYKLKTRQTRVFVIHMASRLGFRVLQKARKIGMLEKEYVWLLSNGMTNMMTHDGRSLETMQGVLGVRNHVRKSKELEDFRLRWKRKYQKDNPSTRDDVELNVFALWAYDSITALATAVEKTNTNNMRYDNFSALSNNTTDLGTLGVSLYGPSLLEALSRVEFKGLAGEFSLVNRQLVASTFDIINVVGNEERIIGTWTPRDGLMNTNSKKTTLFSNERLGPVVWPGSSYGVPKGWEVPTDGKKIKVGVPVKQGFFNFVEVTTNPITNVTTAKGYAIDIFEAALKKLPYSVIPRYYRIESPEDNYNYLVHQVYDGTLDAVVGDITITANRSMYVDFTLPYTESGVSMLVPLRDNENKNTWVFLKPWSLDLWITTGCFFVLIGFIVWLFEHRVNSDFRGPPHHQIGTSFWFSFSTMVFAHREKVVSNLARFVVIVWCFVVLVLTQSYTANLTSFLTVQRLEPRATSVEDLIRNGESVGFQHGAFVKDTLKGLGFKESQLKSFGSAEKCDELLSNGTSKGGIAAAFDEVAYLKAILSKYCSKYAIVEPSFKTAGFGFAFPKNSPMTGDVSRAILNLTQGEEMAGIENKWFNRLSLASECPDPKTALSSNRLSLSSFWGLFLIAGIASFLAFLIFVGHFLYEHRHTLCDNTEGSLWRKLTSLLRTFDAKDTKSHTFKNSAVHNVSSPVTQCTPSPSTLQMRPWPRSMSLNREFELRRASFFMSEERLTTQAEHNKHGESDIESGSER, encoded by the exons ATGATGAAGACTACTAAAAAAACTCGTAACACCTTTTTGAGTCACTTTGTCTTGTTCCTTTCGTGTTTTGTGTTGATGGAAGTTGGTTTAGGACAAAGCCCGACAAGTGAAATTAAAGTAGGAGTAGTTCTTGATCTCAAAACAACATTTTCCAAGATCTGTCTCACTTCTATTAATATGTCGTTGTCCGATTTCTATGGAGATCATCCTAATTACCGTACAAGACTTGCGCTTCATGCCAGAGATTCCATGGAAGATGTTGTCCAGGCTTCAGCTGCAG CCTTGGACCTGATCAAGAATGAGCAAGTGAGCGCCATCATAGGACCAAGAAGCTCTATGCAAGCTGAATTTATGATAAGAATGGCCAACAAATCTCAAGTACCGATCATCACATTCTCAGCAACAAGCCCTCTTTTAACGTCCATCAAGAGCCCTTACTTTTACCGTGCCACTCTCGACGACTCGTGCCAGGTGGAAGCCATTGCGGCCGTTGTTAACTCCTTTGGGTGGAGAAGCGTCGTGGCCATTTATGTGGACAACGAGTTAGGTAAAGGAATTATGCATTCATTGTCAGATGCTTTGCAAGACGTGGAAGTCCACAGAAGTGTGATCTCTACGGAGGCTAGCGATGATCAGATTCTAAAGGAGCTTTATAAGCTTAAGACAAGACAGACAAGGGTATTCGTTATCCACATGGCCTCAAGACTCGGGTTCCGGGTTTTGCAGAAAGCTAGGAAGATCGGGATGTTGGAGAAAGAGTATGTCTGGTTACTATCAAATGGAATGACGAATATGATGACACATGATGGTCGTAGCTTAGAGACTATGCAAGGCGTGCTAGGTGTGAGGAATCATGTCCGTAAATCAAAAGAGCTTGAAGATTTTCGTTTGAGATGGAAAAGAAAGTACCAGAAGGACAACCCATCGACGAGGGATGATGTAGAGCTGAATGTTTTCGCATTATGGGCGTATGATTCGATCACTGCATTGGCCACAGCCGTGGAGAAAACCAACACAAATAACATGAGGTATGATAACTTTAGCGCTTTGTCAAATAACACGACAGATCTTGGGACCTTAGGGGTCTCTCTCTACGGTCCAAGTCTTCTGGAGGCTCTCTCCCGTGTAGAATTCAAGGGTCTAGCAGGAGAGTTTAGTCTCGTTAACAGGCAGCTCGTGGCATCAACTTTTGATATCATCAATGTTGTTGGAAACGAAGAGAGGATAATCGGAACATGGACACCAAGAGATGGACTTATGAATACAAATTCAAAGAAAACTACGTTGTTTTCAAACGAAAGGTTGGGGCCGGTGGTATGGCCCGGGAGTTCGTATGGTGTTCCAAAAGGTTGGGAGGTTCCAACGGACGGTAAGAAAATTAAAGTAGGCGTTCCCGTAAAGCAAGGCTTCTTCAATTTTGTGGAGGTCACGACAAATCCGATCACTAACGTAACAACCGCAAAGGGTTACGCCATAGACATCTTTGAAGCTGCTCTTAAGAAGTTGCCATATTCAGTCATTCCTCGTTACTACCGTATCGAGTCTCCAGAAGATAACTACAATTATTTGGTCCACCAAGTCTATGACGGG ACGTTGGATGCAGTTGTTGGAGATATAACCATAACAGCAAATAGGTCAATGTATGTTGATTTCACCTTACCTTACACAGAGTCTGGAGTATCTATGTTGGTGCCGCTCAGGGACAACGAAAACAAGAACACATGGGTTTTCCTGAAACCATGGAGCTTAGACCTATGGATCACCACCGGTTGCTTTTTCGTCCTCATCGGTTTTATTGTGTGGCTGTTCGAACATAGAGTCAACTCCGACTTTCGTGGACCGCCTCACCACCAGATTGGCACCAGTTTCTGGTTCTCTTTCTCCACTATGGTCTTTGCTCACC GCGAGAAGGTGGTGAGCAATTTAGCAAGGTTTGTGGTGATCGTCTGGTGTTTTGTGGTGCTTGTGCTCACTCAGAGCTACACAGCGAATCTCACCTCTTTCCTAACGGTACAACGTTTAGAACCAAGAGCGACAAGTGTGGAAGATCTAATCAGAAATGGGGAGTCTGTAGGTTTCCAACATGGGGCTTTTGTTAAAGATACTCTAAAAGGTCTAGGATTCAAGGAATCACAGCTCAAGTCTTTTGGTTCTGCTGAAAAATGCGACGAGCTTTTGTCCAATGGGACATCGAAAGGTGGTATAGCAGCAGCTTTCGACGAAGTGGCCTACCTTAAGGCTATCCTTTCTAAGTACTGCTCCAAATATGCAATAGTTGAACCGTCCTTTAAGACTGCTGGTTTTGGGTTT GCATTCCCAAAGAACTCGCCTATGACAGGAGATGTATCAAGGGCTATTTTGAATTTGACACAAGGTGAAGAAATGGCAGGCATCGAGAACAAATGGTTCAACCGTCTCAGCCTCGCTAGTGAATGTCCTGATCCAAAGACTGCTCTTTCATCTAACCGTCTCAGCCTCAGTAGCTTCTGGGGTCTATTTCTAATAGCAGGCATTGCTTCATTCCTGGCATTTCTCATCTTTGTAGGCCACTTCTTGTACGAACATAGGCACACGCTCTGCGATAATACCGAAGGTTCCTTGTGGAGAAAGCTAACGTCTTTGCTCAGAACCTTTGATGCGAAAGACACAAAGTCTCATACTTTCAAGAACAGTGCCGTTCATAATGTGAGTTCACCTGTTACTCAGTGTACTCCGAGCCCTTCAACTTTGCAGATGAGACCATGGCCACGAAGTATGTCATTAAACAGGGAGTTTGAGCTAAGACGAGCCTCTTTTTTCATGAGTGAAGAACGTCTCACCACGCAAGCGGAACATAATAAACATGGAGAATCTGATATTGAATCTGGATCTGAACGATAG